A genomic window from Archaeoglobus profundus DSM 5631 includes:
- a CDS encoding glutamine amidotransferase-related protein, whose translation MIAVISTCKYKLSEEEFVRPIVEIVRECKLNYRIVRYTEKIDVRDCSKVIICGTALRDYDYLNYIDSFEQLLDFEGCVLGICAGYHILATLFSNELEKVKKMGVYNVEVTRDNPLIEKGSMKSYFLHAYALRSINDSLECLAVQNDEVCMFRVEGIDFYGVSFYPEVLNREIVVNFLNFG comes from the coding sequence ATGATAGCAGTAATATCAACTTGCAAATACAAGCTAAGCGAAGAGGAATTTGTAAGACCAATCGTGGAGATTGTAAGAGAGTGCAAATTGAATTACAGAATCGTGCGCTACACCGAGAAGATCGATGTAAGAGACTGCTCAAAAGTTATAATATGTGGAACTGCTTTGAGAGATTACGATTACCTGAATTACATAGACAGCTTTGAACAACTCTTAGATTTCGAGGGATGTGTTTTGGGGATCTGTGCTGGCTACCACATACTTGCCACGCTGTTTTCGAATGAACTTGAAAAAGTTAAGAAAATGGGTGTTTACAATGTCGAAGTTACAAGAGATAATCCATTGATTGAAAAAGGATCAATGAAAAGCTACTTTCTGCACGCCTACGCTTTAAGGAGTATAAACGACAGTCTGGAATGTTTGGCTGTGCAGAACGATGAAGTCTGCATGTTTAGAGTGGAGGGTATAGATTTTTACGGGGTTTCCTTTTATCCGGAGGTTCTCAATAGGGAAATTGTTGTAAACTTTCTAAATTTCGGCTAA